The Shewanella algae DNA segment TGTCCTGGCTGTTGTTGCGCATATGGTTGGTCAGGCTCATATAATCCAGGCCAAAGTCCTCGAAGCCCCACTTGAGAATATCGGCCTGGGTCTCTCTGGCATCCTGGGAAACCGCAGTGTGAACATGAAGATCGCCTTTGAGCCAGCGACCCGTTACCGGCTCGGGAGTTTGAGTGTCGTTATCTGAGTTGCAGCCGGCCAGCAGGGCCAGAGACAGCAGTGACAATGCTGCGACTTGATGGGATTGACGCACGAATAACCTCTCTATATTGGGCGTTTGGGAAAGCACCCAACATAGAGAACAAAGATGGCAGATTTATGGCACTTTTGTACTAAAAAGTTCCCCTGTGCTCAGCGCAGCACCTTGGCAAGGAAGCCTTGAGTACGGGGATTTTGCGGCGCATTGAAAATCTGCTCCGGCGTGCCCGCTTCCTGGATCACCCCTTCATCCATGAAGATCACCCTGTCAGACACCTTGCGGGCAAACCCCATTTCGTGAGTGACTATCACCATGGTCATGCCGTCGCGAGCCAAAGATTGCATCACATCCAGTACATCGCCGACCATTTCCGGATCCAGCGCCGAGGTGGGTTCGTCAAACAGCATCAGTTCGGGAGACATGGTCAGGGCTCTGGCAATGGCCACCCTCTGTTTCTGGCCGCCGGACAAACTGGATGGATAGGCATCTTTCTTATCTGCCAGGCCAACCTTACCCAGCAGTCCCAAAGCCTTGGCTTCGGCCTCGGCCGAACTCATCAACCCCAGCTTGACCGGTGCCAGCGTCAGGTTGGCCAACACTGTCTTGTGGGGAAACAGGTTAAAGTGCTGGAATACCATGCCCACTTTCTGTCTGAGCTTGTCGACACAGGCCCCCGGCGCCGTTATCGATTCACCGGCTATCCGTATTTCGCCTTCAGTCGGTTGCTCCAACAGGTTGATACAGCGAAGAAAAGTACTCTTGCCACTACCACTGGGGCCTATAATACTGACCACTTCTCCCTTGGCGATATGCTGATCTATGCCTTTGAGTACTTCCAGTTTGCTGTAGTACTTGTGCAGGTTGGTTATCTCAATCACTTTGTTTCAGCCTCGCTTCAAACTTACCCAACAGCCAGGTGAAGCTGTAGGTCAACAACAGATAGATAAGGGCACAAGTCAGCAGCGGCACCACATCTTCGAAGGTTCGGCTGCGGATGATTTCACCGGCACGCATCAGATCCACACCACCGATAAAGCCGATGACGGCCGTTTCTTTCAAAAGCACGATAAATTCATTGCCGAGCGCCGGCAGAATATTCTTGATTGCTTGTGGCAACACTACCTCACGCATGGTCAGTGAATGGCTCATCCCCAGAGAGCGGGCGGCCTCGGCCTGGCCCTTGTCAACCGCCTGGATACCGGCACGGATGATCTCACTGATATAGGCGCCACTGTTGAGGCCAAAGGCGATGATGGCGGCTGTCACCTTGTCGACATCCATGGCGGCCAACACGATAAAGTAGAGGATCACCAGTTGAACCACTACAGGGGTACCGCGGATCACCCCGACATACAGCTTGGCCGGCCAGCGCAGATACCAGCGCTCGGACATACCCATCAAGGTGGTGAGCACCCCGAGAATGGCACCGAGGATCATGGCGAAGAAGGTCACAGTCAAGGTGACCTTGAGGCCGTTTAGGATCAGCAAAATACCGATCATGCCGTCTTCCCCTATGGGGGTAAACAGCGAAGAAATTATTGCATCCATCTAAGATTACTTCTGATACTTTTCAAGGAGTTGTTGGTATTCACCTGAGCTTTGCAGCCGTGACAGGGTGGCATTGATCTGGCCGAGCAGTTCGGGTTGATTCTTGGAGACTGCAATACCGTAAAACTCGGGTGAGAAGTCGATATCCAGTTGTTTGAGAGTGGGGTTCTTGGCCAGATAAGTGGCCGCCGGTTGGCTGTCGAACAGTACCAGGTCTACCTTGTGGTTTTTCAGCTCCATAAAGGCTTCAAAACCCGTATTGAAGGCCACGACTTCGGCCTTGAGTTCCTTGGCCATGATGTCGCCGGTGGAGCCCAGCTGCACCGCAATCTTCTTGCCGGCAAGATCAGCCGGAGTGCTGAATATCTGGCTGTCCTGATTGACTATCACCACTTGGGTGGCTTCGTAGTAAGGCGTGGAGAAGTTGACGCTCTTTTGCCGCTCATCCGTGATTGTCATGCCGGAGGCGATAAAATCGATTTTGCCTGAGTTCAGCGCCACTATCAGAGAGTCGAACTTGAGGTTTTCTACCTTGAGAGTTTTACCGGCGTCGGCGGCAATCGCCTTGGCAATATCGATATCCAGCCCTTTTACCTCATCACCATTGGCGCCCCCCATATATTCAAATGGAGGGAAGGCAGCATTGGTACCGACGACCAGTACATCTTGATCTTTACCGCAGCCGGTCAACAGCAAAGCCGTGACAGTGGCCAGAAGCAGGGATTTTTTCATCATTGAAGATACTCTTGAAGAACCGTATGGCTGGCACTATAGCCAGTTCTAACGCATCAATCAATAACTAATCATAAAAAATGACTAATTATTCACTTGCTGGTTTTGTCTTGTTAGAAAATCTTTGTTAATTAGTTTGTTATTTATTAATTGAACATGCTTAAGTGAATAAAGTAGATATTGCTCAACTAGAGCTGAGCGACTGGAGAAGATTTTTTGTCGCCTGAGACACAAGAATGTGCATTTGGCACAGCGCCAAAGAAAAATTTGTTATAAAATGCGCGCCCAAAATCCTCTGCCTGCCTACAATGGTGGAAGCCACTCCGGATTTTGGAACCGGCCTCCAATTCAGTACCTGCCAAAAGCAGACAGCGAAGCACACAAAATAGAACAAGATGGGGTCGCATACCTATGACAGAAAAACGCTTTATTACCGCACAGGAATTGCTGGAGGACTCATTTCGTCTGGCAGCACAGGTCTATGACAGTGGCTTTCGGCCACAGTTTATTGTTGGGATCTGGCGTGGCGGCGCCCCGATAGGGATTGCGGTACAGGAGTTTTTCGACTTCAAAAAAGTGGAGACCGACCATATTGCGGTGCGTACTTCATCCTACTACGGCATAGGCACAGACAAGCAGAGCAAGGAGATCAAGGTTCATGGTCTGCACTACATTGTTGAAAATGCTAATGCCGATGATGGTTTGCTGATTGTTGATGATGTTTTTGACTCCGGCCGCAGTATCTTTGCACTGAAGGAGAAACTCGGTCAGCTGATGCGACTGAACATGCCCAAGGATATCCGTATCGCTTGTCCTTACTACAAGCCACAGAACACTGCGGTGCCACTGAAGCCTGACTACTATATCCATGCCTCGGATGAATGGCTGGTATTCCCTCATGAAGTTTCCGGTTTGAGCCCGCAAGAGCTGGCTGAAGGCAAGGGCGATTTGAGAAATATCAAAGAGTTGTTCCTCTGATAATCGGTTTCTATCATCAAATACTGAAGAGGGCGCCAATGGGCGCCCTCTTTGTTGCTCACACCCGTTATATGTCCATGCAGTTGGCGTAATAAGTCACAGTTGCCGGCCAATCGGAGAAGACACCCAAGACCTCTACCTCTTTGGCCAGTACATCCAGCAGTTGATAGACATCGCCATCGTTGTTGATGCCATCGCTGATGCTCTGATAGTACCAACCACCGCCTTGCGCCAGGGGGCCAGAACGTTCCAGTGACCAAGTGATTATTTTAAGCCCGGCTTCCTTGGCCGCCAGAGCATAGGCCGAGGGAACTATCTTGCCGCTGTCATCCAGAGCCACCAATACCCACAAGGGCGGCGCAATGATTTCGACTCCCAGCGCCTTGAGCCTTTGCATATCGGCCTGCCAATGGGCCAAATCATTGGGGTTAAAGCTGCTGTCTGAGTCATACCTGTCATCCAGATAGACGGCCTGCTTGCCAAAATCGGCGTTATTGGCCAACCAGTATTGCACATCCTCCAGATTAAATGACTGGGGATAGACATCTTTTGCCGGTACCCCGGCGGCCTGATATTCGTCGATCATCTTCTGAGCATAGTCCTGTTGGCTAAAGCCATCGAAGGGCATGGGCACACTGGCGGACTTGAGTTCAGGCGTCATCTTGACCTTGGCTTCTTTAAACAGAGCTATGCTCTCGGCGTGGGTCATCAATGTGCCACAACTGGCGTAGAGATCAGTGCGCCAGGCAGGAGTGCCCTCCATAAATTCATGCGCCGTGGTGGCCTTGGGATTAAAGCCATCCATCTTGCCGCAAAGCTGTTTGAATTCGTCCAGGGTTATATCACTGGTACAGCACTCGGCGCTGGCGCTAACACCATTGGCAGCATCGGCGGGAGAGAAAGGCTGACGGCATTTGGCTGCCAACTCAGGGATACCCAGGATATTGGTGGTTGTGGCCAGATCGCATTGGGAGTGCCGACAAACCAACTGTTTATCGGCGGTGAAGGTGACATCGCATTCCACTATTCCGGCACCGGCATCTATGGCTGCCATATAGGCTTCTTTGGTGTGCTCAGGGAACTGCATGGAGGCGCCGCGGTGGCCTATGCTGAAGTCGGTGCGATAAAAGGGCCCCTTGCTGCATTGTGCCAGTTTATCTTTGAGCGGCCCTTCATCCATGTCATTTACCAGAAACAGGGGACGGGGGCCCAGATTGGCACCAACTTTCTCCTGCTGATCCTGTGTCGGGGGTGAAGTATTGGCGTTGTTGTCATTGCTGTTGCAGCCACCGAGCAACAGGCCAAACAGTACAGAGCCAAGTAATACCGACGTTGTTTTGGAGTGAAAAGCCTTCATTAAGCAGATCCTTATACTATTTCGCACAGGAGTTTACTCACTTGGCGAGAATGGTATTTAGTCATAAACAGGCCGCTTAAGCTAAAGACGGTTGATGACAGCCGGATAGCAAAATCATGACAATTAACTTAATTAATACAGTATCTTGTTCCGGATATACTGAAGAGAAACCTATTGCGTTAGTCTTAGAGCCGATTGATCTTGTCCTTCAGATCGTAGCTTTTGTCCGTGACTATGGTTTCCAGATTGGCAATTCGCTGCCTCAATTCATCCACTTCCCGTTGCAGTTTTTCAACTTCGCCATTTTGGTGGTATTGCTGCTTGCGGTTGTAATCCTTGATGAGTATCACGGCAAAAATGCCTATGACTATCACAAGCATCAGACTGATTAATCCCATAACGACTCCTTGGTGTTAAGCATGTTGAACATTCTGGCACAGTATAGGGGGACAGGAAAATCAAGGGCCTCATTGAGGCCCTTGTTCTGTCTTTCGGCTAAGGTTTCAGGGTATCTTTTATCAGTACGCAGCGCTGCTCTCTCTCTATGGCTTGCTTGAGATTACGCTGGGTCATGGCCGATAGCTCAGGGTTGGCCTGTAAGGCTTTTTCGAGCTGCAGCACTGAGGCGTGACTGCATTGACGCGGTAATAATGCCGGTGCGTAACTGCGCATAAATACCGGGCCTTTTTCGGCGTCCAGGGTGGCCAGCTGACTCAAGCGCTGCTCTGCGGTGCTGGCCTGGAGTTGCCCTTGGCTGCTGGGATAGAGGTTTTCCATTGCCACCCTCAGCTTGGCAAACGGCAGCGCCGAATGGTTGATTTTCTCCAGCCAGCGGCGTTTACCGGCGGTTT contains these protein-coding regions:
- a CDS encoding amino acid ABC transporter ATP-binding protein, encoding MIEITNLHKYYSKLEVLKGIDQHIAKGEVVSIIGPSGSGKSTFLRCINLLEQPTEGEIRIAGESITAPGACVDKLRQKVGMVFQHFNLFPHKTVLANLTLAPVKLGLMSSAEAEAKALGLLGKVGLADKKDAYPSSLSGGQKQRVAIARALTMSPELMLFDEPTSALDPEMVGDVLDVMQSLARDGMTMVIVTHEMGFARKVSDRVIFMDEGVIQEAGTPEQIFNAPQNPRTQGFLAKVLR
- a CDS encoding basic amino acid ABC transporter substrate-binding protein translates to MKKSLLLATVTALLLTGCGKDQDVLVVGTNAAFPPFEYMGGANGDEVKGLDIDIAKAIAADAGKTLKVENLKFDSLIVALNSGKIDFIASGMTITDERQKSVNFSTPYYEATQVVIVNQDSQIFSTPADLAGKKIAVQLGSTGDIMAKELKAEVVAFNTGFEAFMELKNHKVDLVLFDSQPAATYLAKNPTLKQLDIDFSPEFYGIAVSKNQPELLGQINATLSRLQSSGEYQQLLEKYQK
- a CDS encoding glycerophosphodiester phosphodiesterase family protein produces the protein MKAFHSKTTSVLLGSVLFGLLLGGCNSNDNNANTSPPTQDQQEKVGANLGPRPLFLVNDMDEGPLKDKLAQCSKGPFYRTDFSIGHRGASMQFPEHTKEAYMAAIDAGAGIVECDVTFTADKQLVCRHSQCDLATTTNILGIPELAAKCRQPFSPADAANGVSASAECCTSDITLDEFKQLCGKMDGFNPKATTAHEFMEGTPAWRTDLYASCGTLMTHAESIALFKEAKVKMTPELKSASVPMPFDGFSQQDYAQKMIDEYQAAGVPAKDVYPQSFNLEDVQYWLANNADFGKQAVYLDDRYDSDSSFNPNDLAHWQADMQRLKALGVEIIAPPLWVLVALDDSGKIVPSAYALAAKEAGLKIITWSLERSGPLAQGGGWYYQSISDGINNDGDVYQLLDVLAKEVEVLGVFSDWPATVTYYANCMDI
- a CDS encoding phosphoribosyltransferase; the encoded protein is MTEKRFITAQELLEDSFRLAAQVYDSGFRPQFIVGIWRGGAPIGIAVQEFFDFKKVETDHIAVRTSSYYGIGTDKQSKEIKVHGLHYIVENANADDGLLIVDDVFDSGRSIFALKEKLGQLMRLNMPKDIRIACPYYKPQNTAVPLKPDYYIHASDEWLVFPHEVSGLSPQELAEGKGDLRNIKELFL
- a CDS encoding amino acid ABC transporter permease; its protein translation is MDAIISSLFTPIGEDGMIGILLILNGLKVTLTVTFFAMILGAILGVLTTLMGMSERWYLRWPAKLYVGVIRGTPVVVQLVILYFIVLAAMDVDKVTAAIIAFGLNSGAYISEIIRAGIQAVDKGQAEAARSLGMSHSLTMREVVLPQAIKNILPALGNEFIVLLKETAVIGFIGGVDLMRAGEIIRSRTFEDVVPLLTCALIYLLLTYSFTWLLGKFEARLKQSD